One segment of Ziziphus jujuba cultivar Dongzao chromosome 12, ASM3175591v1 DNA contains the following:
- the LOC132800250 gene encoding putative disease resistance RPP13-like protein 1, translated as MAAELVGGALLSSMFQSAIDRLASPEVVDYLRGNNISDDLIYELKIVLLVVNAVLDDAEGKQITNINVKKWLNELEVASYEADDLLDQIATDALQSDLEASGSRKSKKSMGGIGKTTLAQLVYNDHAVEKHFDLKLWVCLSEECDICKLKDEDCWKIFQKHAFDKIRGSSVCQVLEKIGRGIVKKCKGLPIAAKTLGGLLHSKEDVSDWERVLQSEIWDFSHKESKILPVLLLSYNYLPSHLKQCFAFCSTFPKDYEFKKHELVLLWMAENLLRQANINKRVEDIGNEYFDELVYRSFFQRSSSRQESCFVMHDLIYDVARFVSR; from the exons ATGGCTGCAGAATTGGTGGGTGGAGCTCTTTTGTCTTCTATGTTTCAGTCGGCGATTGATAGGTTGGCTTCTCCTGAGGTGGTGGACTACCTGCGAGGAAACAACATTAGTGATGATCTGATCTACGAATTAAAGATTGTACTATTAGTTGTTAATGCAGTGCTTGATGATGCAGAGGGGAAgcaaatcaccaacataaatgTCAAGAAATGGCTGAACGAGCTAGAAGTTGCTTCCTATGAGGCAGACGATCTCTTAGATCAGATTGCTACTGATGCTCTGCAATCTGACTTGGAAGCTTCTGGTTCAAGAAAGTCCAAAAAAA GCATGGGTGGCATTGGCAAAACCACCCTTGCTCAATTAGTTTACAATGATCACGCAGTTGAGAAGCACTTTGACCTCAAATTATGGGTTTGTCTTTCTGAGGAGTGTGATATTTGTAAG TTGAAAGATGAAGATTGCTGGAAAATATTTCAAAAGCATGCATTTGACAAAATTAGAGGATCTAGTGTTTGTCAAGTCCTAGAGAAAATTGGTAGAGGAATTGTCAAGAAATGCAAGGGCTTGCCTATAGCGGCAAAAACACTTGGAGGCCTCTTGCATTCTAAAGAAGATGTCAGCGACTGGGAAAGAGTATTACAGAGTGAGATTTGGGATTTCTCACATAaagaaagcaaaattctacCAGTTTTGTTGCTAAGTTACAACTACCTTCCATCACATTTAAAGCAATGTTTTGCTTTTTGTTCAACATTCCCGAAGGACTATGAATTCAAGAAGCATGAACTCGTTTTGTTGTGGATGGCAGAAAATCTTTTGCGGCAagcaaacataaataaaagagtGGAAGATATAGGGAATGAATATTTTGATGAGTTAGTATATAGGTCATTTTTTCAAAGATCGAGTAGTAGACAAGAATCTTGCTTTGTCATGCATGATCTTATTTATGATGTAGCCAGATTTGTATCGAGGTGA
- the LOC107428224 gene encoding putative disease resistance protein At3g14460 yields the protein MMKVHHVSVAPDVSLQRFGATSKAIHLRLLLTLYGYSFPTLSNEVVNNVILKLRCLRILSSSGCVFLSDSIGELKHLRFLDLSCTSIKRLPNSKCRDTFIVGEDNGTKREELRELSNLRGELSLMNLKNVASATDTSEARYCNSLPLLGQLSSLKTLLVEGLSEVVTVGAEFYRNIAGSSVTKPFESLEFSESLGVSLDGDGMLTSLSYISVYGCPNFVSFAKGGLHAPNLTRLRVEGSKKLKKLPEQMRNLLPFLNTLQISNCPESESFPEGGLPSHLNRLWIMNCPKLIAQRMKWNFHAFQVLTNFSIGDECGGGGVELFPEEGLLPSTLSSIRIHKFPHLKMLDIKGLQQFTSLECLCISECPQLEKLSQQRLSTSLKHFQIDGCPLLEERCRREKGEDWNIISHIPRIWIDYCPI from the exons ATGATGAAAGTACATCATGTATCTGTTGCACCAGATGTTTCCTTACAGAGATTTGGTGCTACTTCTAAAGCAATTCATTTGCGCTTGCTTTTAACATTGTATGGATATTCATTCCCGACCTTATCTAATGAAGTAGTGAATAATGTAATTTTGAAGTTGAGGTGTTTAAGAATATTATCATCGTCTGGTTGCGTATTTTTAAGCGATTCAATTGGTGAGCTTAAGCATCTTCGTTTCCTTGACCTCTCTTGCACTTCGATCAAAAGATTGCCAAACTCT AAATGCCGAGACACTTTCATCGTGGGAGAAGATAATGGGACGAAGAGAGAAGAGTTGAGGGAGCTTTCAAATCTGCGCGGAGAACTTTCCCTTATGAATTTAAAGAATGTTGCAAGTGCCACGGATACATCGGAAGCCAG ATATTGCAACAGTTTGCCATTGCTGGGACAGTTATCCTCCCTCAAAACTCTGCTTGTTGAAGGCCTTAGTGAAGTGGTGACTGTTGGTGCTGAGTTTTACAGGAATATTGCTGGTTCTTCTGTAACAAAGCCATTTGAATCACTGGAATTCTCAG AATCTCTAGGAGTCTCCTTAGATGGGGATGGGATGCTAACATCTTTATCATATATTAGTGTTTACGGTTGCCCCAACTTTGTATCTTTCGCTAAAGGCGGATTGCATGCCCCCAACTTGACTAGACTTCGAGTTGAAGGTAGCAAGAAATTAAAGAAGCTACCTGAGCAAATGAGGAACCTCCTCCCATTTTTGAACACCTTGCAAATCTCCAATTGTCCAGAGTCGGAGTCATTTCCTGAAGGTGGTCTACCCTCTCATCTGAATAGACTTTGGATTATGAACTGTCCTAAACTCATAGCACAGCGAATGAAGTGGAATTTTCATGCATTCCAAGTTCTTACGAATTTTTCAATTGGTGACGAATGTGGAGGAGGAGGTGTGGAATTATTTCCGGAGGAGGGTTTGCTACCCTCCACTCTTTCCTCTATCCGTATCCATAAATTTCCACATCTTAAGATGCTGGACATAAAGGGACTTCAACAATTCACGTCTCTTGAATGTCTATGCATCTCAGAGTGCCCTCAATTGGAAAAGCTTTCACAACAACGTTTGTCTACATCTcttaaacattttcaaattgatggatGTCCACTCCTCGAAGAAAGGTGCCGAAGGGAGAAAGGGGAAGACTGGAACATCATTTCTCACATCCCCAGAATTTGGATCGACTACTGCCCCATTTAA